The Tenuifilum thalassicum genome includes the window CTAAAAGATAGATTAAACACTCCTACAGCCCAAAGAATTGCTAAGGAGCGCCATGATTTCATGGTAAATTATCTGGAACAGTTTTTCAACGAATGGAATTTTGAGCAATGACCATTGCTATCATAGACATGGGCACCAATACGTTTAATATATTGGTTGCCAACACTTCGGGTTATGTAATTCATGAAAGCAAACTTCCCGTAAAGCTAGGCCAAGGAGGTTTTAAGCAGGGTCAACTAACAAAGCAGGCAATGCAAAGGGCATTTGGTGCAATTGACAAGCACATCTCCACTGCAAGAAGGCTCGGCGCAACCAAGTTCTTTGCATTTGCCACTTCTGCCGTTCGCGATGCTTCAAATAGAGAATTCTTTGCAAATGAGGTGAAAAGTAAATTTAATATCGATGTTGAAATCATAGATGGCAAACGCGAGGCAGAACTTATTTGGAAAGGGGTTAATGCAGCCTTGAATCTAGGGAATACCCCCACCCTAGTGGTTGATATTGGAGGCGGCAGTAATGAGACAATCATTGCCAATGGGACGGAAATTTTCTGGCTGCAAAGCTTTAATCTTGGAGTAACCAGAATAGCAGAGCAGTTTCCAATTTCGGATCCTATCAAACCCGAGGAGCTAAACACGATTGAAGGGTTTATGCTTGAAAATATAAAACCGTTGCTTAGCCAGGCAAGCATATTTAACCTTCAAAAGCTAGCAGGAAGTTCAGGTGCTTTCGATTCTTTTAGAAAGATTTTAGCATCTAAAAATATTATAGCCTCAACCGATAGGCCGTGGGCTGAGATTCCCGTTAGCGATTATATGGAACTGCACAGGTTTTTTGTAACATCAACTCACAACCAGCGCCTTGCGCTTCCTGGTCTTGACCCCATTAGAGTTGACCTTATTGTTCCTGCCTCTATATTCGTAAACGTTTTGGTCCAAAAATTGAATATCAAAAAAATTATACAATCCGACTACACGCTAAAAGAGGGATTTTACGAAGAACTTAGAACAAGAAGCAATGGGCAATTTGGAAATACATCAAGACGAAACTGTTAGATATAAAGTAGGCAGTTTAAACTTGAATATTAACAACCTCACTTCCATTTTGGCAAGCACTATCTATTTTTTCTATATTTACACAAAAATATAAGAATATGTCAAAAATACTTGTTATTGATGATGAAAAGGCAATACGCAACACACTAAAAGACA containing:
- a CDS encoding Ppx/GppA phosphatase family protein; the protein is MTIAIIDMGTNTFNILVANTSGYVIHESKLPVKLGQGGFKQGQLTKQAMQRAFGAIDKHISTARRLGATKFFAFATSAVRDASNREFFANEVKSKFNIDVEIIDGKREAELIWKGVNAALNLGNTPTLVVDIGGGSNETIIANGTEIFWLQSFNLGVTRIAEQFPISDPIKPEELNTIEGFMLENIKPLLSQASIFNLQKLAGSSGAFDSFRKILASKNIIASTDRPWAEIPVSDYMELHRFFVTSTHNQRLALPGLDPIRVDLIVPASIFVNVLVQKLNIKKIIQSDYTLKEGFYEELRTRSNGQFGNTSRRNC